One part of the Desulfuromonas sp. genome encodes these proteins:
- a CDS encoding pyrimidine/purine nucleoside phosphorylase, whose product MNYSPPEQFANVTLTCKANLYFDGRVVSHAVIFPDGSRKTLGLIYPGIYTFDTDASERMEIIAGTCRVRVGGRPGWTGFPAGTWFAVTANSSFEIEVAEGVAEYVCSYE is encoded by the coding sequence ATGAACTACAGTCCCCCAGAGCAGTTCGCCAACGTCACCCTGACCTGTAAGGCCAACCTCTATTTCGACGGCAGGGTGGTCAGCCACGCCGTAATTTTTCCCGACGGCAGCCGCAAGACCCTCGGCCTGATCTACCCTGGCATCTATACGTTCGATACCGACGCTTCCGAGCGGATGGAGATCATCGCCGGGACCTGCCGGGTGCGGGTTGGCGGTCGGCCAGGGTGGACCGGCTTTCCCGCCGGGACCTGGTTCGCCGTCACCGCCAACTCGTCTTTCGAGATCGAGGTGGCCGAGGGAGTCGCCGAGTACGTCTGCTCCTACGAATGA
- a CDS encoding MBL fold metallo-hydrolase yields the protein MATQRSAWAGVLTVPFLLLLFAAAVPAQDFSSVEIRTEKVAEGIHALFGRGGNIAVSTGPDGVFMIDDQYAPLTDKIRAAVAAISAAPVRFVLNTHWHGDHTGGNENFGEAGAVLVAHQNVRKRLSSGQLLEFFDRQVPPAPGGALPVVTFTEDLTFHLNGDEISVFHVGPAHTDGDAVVHFKKARVVHMGDTYFNGLYPFIDLSSGGSVHGVIASVDRVLATVDDAARIIPGHGPLSDVSELRSYRYMLATVRDRIQGQIKAGNPLEKVIESRPTAEFDARLGGGFIKPEQFVEIVYRSLAGE from the coding sequence ATGGCTACTCAGCGATCGGCATGGGCGGGCGTCCTGACCGTCCCCTTCCTGTTACTCCTTTTCGCAGCGGCCGTCCCCGCCCAGGACTTCTCCTCCGTCGAAATCCGGACCGAAAAGGTCGCCGAGGGAATCCACGCCCTCTTCGGCCGCGGGGGCAACATCGCCGTCTCCACCGGGCCGGACGGGGTCTTCATGATCGATGACCAGTACGCCCCCCTCACCGACAAGATTCGGGCGGCGGTCGCAGCGATCAGCGCCGCCCCGGTGAGGTTCGTTCTCAACACCCACTGGCACGGTGACCACACCGGCGGCAACGAGAATTTCGGCGAGGCCGGCGCCGTTCTCGTCGCCCACCAGAACGTTCGCAAGCGATTGAGCAGCGGCCAGTTGCTGGAGTTTTTCGATCGCCAGGTGCCGCCGGCGCCGGGGGGGGCATTGCCGGTGGTCACCTTCACCGAGGACCTGACCTTCCACCTCAACGGCGACGAGATCTCCGTTTTCCACGTCGGGCCGGCCCACACCGACGGCGATGCCGTCGTCCACTTCAAGAAGGCCCGTGTCGTGCACATGGGCGACACCTACTTCAACGGCCTGTACCCCTTTATCGACCTCTCCTCTGGCGGTTCGGTTCACGGGGTGATCGCGTCGGTCGACCGGGTGCTGGCGACGGTCGATGACGCGGCCCGGATCATCCCCGGCCACGGCCCTCTTTCCGACGTGTCTGAGTTGAGGAGTTACCGCTATATGCTGGCCACGGTTCGCGACCGGATCCAAGGGCAGATCAAGGCGGGGAATCCCCTCGAAAAGGTGATCGAGTCCCGGCCGACGGCGGAGTTCGATGCCAGGCTCGGCGGCGGCTTCATCAAGCCGGAGCAGTTCGTGGAGATCGTCTACCGGAGTCTGGCCGGGGAGTGA
- a CDS encoding MMPL family transporter, translating into MRRLRDSLLQIERVASVASILDAPLIDSPRVSLNELQDRVRTLEDPDTDPELARREFLTSPLYRNLLLSPDGKTTALQIVFRRDETYHSLLNRRNVLREKRLSGELAPEEARELARVSAEFKDYSSASMDRERVDIARVRSILDRHRNRAGIHLGGVPMIVADMIEFIRRDLVSFGVGVLAFLVSMLAIIFRKPRWVVLPMLCCAAAVIFMFGYLGLVQWRVTVVSSNFTSLLLIITLSLTVHLIVRYHELQAERPDADQHTLVLETVRSKALPSLYTALTTIVAFASLLVSDIRPVIDFGWIMAIGIGVAFALSFVLFPAGLVLLRPVRFTPRLDLAGALTRGCASWIDRHGTLTLGIFAALAVLSAIGISRLTVENRFIDHFKESTEIYQGMVLIDRQLGGTIPLDVIVDADPEFFAEPVDESPLFDDDPWEEESGGAGLSGTSYWYNAFRLEKVGAIHAYLDQLPESGKVLSMTTTMALMEQLNDDKPVDNFTLSVIHKKLPPQIEEALFDPYLAKDGNQVRFTLRVFETDPGLRRNALLKKVRRDLVEQFDLAEEQVHLSGMLVLYNNVLRSLYRSQVLTIGAVFLAIMAMFIVLFRSLRLAVIAIIPNLIAAGMVLGLMGWLNIPLDIMTITIAAITIGIAVDDTIHYVHRFTVEITEDQDYLAAVRRCHASVGRAMYYTSVTVIMGFSILALSNFVPTIYFGLFTGLAMAVAMIANLTLLALLLMRIRPPAVCWLRRPER; encoded by the coding sequence TTGCGCAGGCTGCGCGACAGCCTGCTGCAGATCGAACGGGTCGCATCGGTCGCCAGCATCCTCGACGCCCCTCTCATCGACAGTCCCCGGGTCTCGCTGAACGAACTGCAGGACAGGGTGCGCACCCTGGAGGACCCCGACACCGACCCCGAACTGGCTCGAAGGGAGTTCCTCACCAGCCCCCTCTACCGCAACCTTCTGCTCAGCCCCGACGGGAAGACCACCGCCCTGCAGATCGTCTTCCGCCGCGACGAGACCTACCATTCGCTGCTGAACCGTCGCAACGTCCTGCGCGAGAAACGCCTGAGCGGCGAACTCGCCCCGGAGGAGGCCCGGGAACTGGCACGGGTCAGCGCCGAGTTCAAGGACTACAGCAGTGCGTCGATGGACCGGGAGCGGGTGGACATCGCCCGGGTGCGGAGCATCCTCGACCGGCACCGGAACCGGGCCGGGATCCACCTGGGGGGGGTGCCGATGATCGTGGCCGACATGATCGAGTTCATCCGCCGCGACCTGGTGAGCTTCGGGGTGGGGGTGTTGGCCTTTCTGGTGTCGATGCTTGCGATCATCTTCCGCAAGCCGCGCTGGGTCGTCCTGCCGATGCTCTGCTGCGCCGCCGCGGTGATCTTCATGTTCGGCTACCTGGGACTGGTTCAGTGGCGGGTGACCGTCGTCTCCTCCAACTTCACCTCGCTGCTGCTGATCATCACCCTCTCGCTCACCGTGCACCTGATCGTGCGCTACCACGAACTGCAGGCCGAGCGACCGGACGCGGACCAGCACACCCTCGTGCTGGAGACGGTTCGCTCAAAAGCCCTGCCCAGCCTCTACACCGCGCTGACCACCATCGTCGCCTTCGCCTCGCTCCTGGTGAGCGACATCCGGCCGGTAATCGACTTCGGCTGGATTATGGCGATCGGCATCGGCGTCGCCTTCGCACTCTCCTTCGTCCTCTTTCCCGCCGGCCTGGTCCTATTGCGGCCGGTGCGCTTCACGCCCCGCCTCGACCTCGCAGGGGCGCTGACCCGAGGCTGCGCGAGCTGGATCGATCGGCACGGGACACTGACCCTGGGAATATTCGCCGCCCTGGCGGTGCTCAGCGCGATCGGCATCTCGAGGCTGACGGTGGAGAACCGCTTCATCGATCACTTCAAGGAGTCGACGGAGATCTACCAGGGGATGGTGCTGATCGACCGCCAACTCGGCGGCACCATCCCCCTGGACGTCATTGTCGACGCCGACCCGGAGTTCTTCGCCGAGCCCGTGGACGAATCCCCCCTCTTCGACGACGACCCCTGGGAGGAGGAATCGGGCGGGGCGGGCCTGAGCGGAACGAGCTACTGGTACAACGCGTTCCGCCTGGAGAAAGTCGGGGCGATTCACGCCTACCTGGACCAGTTGCCCGAGAGCGGCAAGGTCCTCTCCATGACGACGACAATGGCCCTCATGGAACAGCTCAACGACGACAAACCGGTGGACAACTTCACCCTCTCGGTAATCCACAAGAAGCTGCCCCCCCAGATCGAGGAGGCGCTTTTCGATCCCTACCTGGCCAAGGACGGCAACCAGGTGCGCTTCACCCTGCGGGTCTTCGAAACCGACCCCGGCCTGCGGCGCAACGCCCTGCTCAAGAAGGTCCGCCGCGACCTCGTGGAGCAGTTCGATCTCGCCGAGGAGCAGGTCCACCTGAGCGGCATGCTGGTGCTCTACAACAACGTGCTGCGCAGCCTGTACCGCTCGCAGGTCCTGACCATCGGCGCGGTCTTCCTCGCCATCATGGCGATGTTCATCGTCCTGTTCCGCTCACTGCGACTGGCGGTCATCGCCATCATCCCCAACCTGATCGCCGCCGGAATGGTGCTCGGGCTGATGGGCTGGCTGAACATCCCCCTCGACATCATGACGATCACCATCGCTGCCATTACCATCGGCATCGCGGTGGACGACACCATTCACTACGTGCACCGCTTCACGGTCGAGATCACCGAGGACCAGGACTACCTCGCCGCGGTCCGGCGCTGCCACGCCAGCGTCGGCCGGGCGATGTACTACACCTCCGTCACCGTCATTATGGGCTTCTCGATCCTGGCCCT